The following coding sequences are from one Neodiprion lecontei isolate iyNeoLeco1 chromosome 7, iyNeoLeco1.1, whole genome shotgun sequence window:
- the LOC107222367 gene encoding m7GpppX diphosphatase, with the protein MASVEKASDEATYVNPKKFKSSNEEPKESKKYSVHESLKDLSKFQLKRVLNNNAQKKLLCVEGTFADHDGAAIVLLEKKAFVEEKLDEHLFNESSKLSKEFENDVYGNYNCFPSIEHNSIKTTIIHPAMEKHIAKFENQPIHIVEETPKLYEEITLPHLKKEQFSLQWVYNILEHKAEKERIVFEDPDPKTGFVLIPDLKWDGSLETLYLLAIPMLKGIKSIRDLDQSHLPLLKNIRDAGTKAISKKYSGLPASQLRIYFHYQPSFYHLHIHFTYLKYDAPGIFTEKAHLLSTVINNIELMGEYYSKATLSFVVKESETLFSKYQAHGVLSSQSVEKK; encoded by the exons ATGGCAAGCGTTGAGAAGGCGAGTGACGAAGCGACGTATGTAAATCCGAAAAAGTTTAAGTCGTCGAACGAGGAACCGAAGGAGAGCAAAAAATACAGTGTGCACGAGTCTTTGAAGGATTTGTCAAAGTTCCAGTTGAAACGTGTGTTGAATAACAATGCGCAAAAGAAATTACTGTGCGTTGAAGGGACATTTGCAGATCACGACGGCGCAGCCATAGTTTTGCTGGAGAAGAAAGCTTTTGTCGAGGAGAAGCTGGACGAGCATCTTTTCAACGAAAGCTCCAAACTCAGTAAAGAATTCGAAAACGATGTTTACGGAAATTACAATTGCTTTCCATCCATTGAGCACAATA GTATTAAGACTACAATCATTCACCCGGCAATGGAAAAAcatattgcaaaatttgaaaatcaaccgatCCATATCGTTGAAGAAACTCCAAAACTTTACGAGGAAATCACTTTGCCCCATTTGAAAAAGGAACAATTTTCGCTGCAG TGGGTGTATAACATTTTGGAGCACAAGGccgagaaagaaagaatagtCTTTGAGGATCCAGACCCAAAAACAGGCTTTGTTTTGATACCAGATTTGAAATGGGACGGAAGTCTGGAAACTTTGTACCTCTTGGCAATTCCGATGCTAAAGGGAATCAAATCAATTAGAGATTTGGACCAATCGCATTTGCCGTTGCTTAAGAACATTCGCGACGCCGGCACAAAAGCAATTTCTAAGAAATACAGCGGACTTCCAGCATCGCAGcttagaatttattttcactatcAACCCTCGTTTTATCATCTTCACATTCATTTCACATATTTGAAATATGACGCTCCAG GTATATTCACTGAAAAGGCTCATCTGCTGTCCACAGTCATTAACAACATTGAACTGATGGGAGAATATTATTCTAAAGCTACTTTATCGTTTGTTGTCAAAGAATCGGAGACCTTGTTTTCTAAATATCAAGCACATGGAGTTTTATCCTCACAATCTGTAGAGAAAAAATAG
- the LOC107222370 gene encoding acetyl-CoA acetyltransferase, mitochondrial: protein MFSFLKTAKVLTANSRTFSSKVNLNEVVIVSAVRTPIGSFRGSLSSLPAGKLGAVAIQAAVERSGLTKEQISEVYIGNVCQGGQGQAPARQAVIFAGLPKSTICTTVNKVCSSGMKSIMLASQALQCGHQDVILAGGMESMSNVPFYLKRGEMTYGGMKLEDGIVLDGLIDVYHKFHMGNCAENTASKLGITRQQQDEFAIKSYTRSAAAYEQKAFKDEIVPVNVPQRKGKPDVVFAEDEEYKKVDFSKLAKLSTVFQKENGTVTAGNASTLNDGAAALILTTADNANRLNLKPLARVVAFQDAETEPIDFPIAPALAMPKLLERAGVSKNDIALWEINEAFSVVVLANEKILHLDPSKVNVHGGAVSLGHPIGMSGARIVVHLVHALKAGEKGVASICNGGGGASSILIEKL, encoded by the exons ATGTTTTCGTTCTTGAAAACTGCCAAG GTACTCACAGCCAACTCCAGGACTTTCAGTTCTAAGGTAAATCTCAACGAAGTTGTTATCGTTAGCGCAGTGCGAACGCCGATCGGATCTTTTCGAGGTTCTCTGTCTTCCCTGCCAGCAGGAAAACTCGGGGCTGTCGCTattcag GCAGCCGTCGAGCGCTCTGGTCTTACCAAGGAACAGATATCGGAGGTATATATAGGAAATGTTTGTCAGGGTGGTCAGGGCCAGGCACCTGCTAGACAGGCTGTAATATTTGCAG GTCTTCCAAAGTCAACGATATGTACAACTGTGAACAAAGTCTGTTCGAGTGGCATGAAGTCCATTATGCTGGCCTCTCAAGCGCTGCAATGCGGCCACCAAGACGTAATACTCGCTGGTGGCATGGAGTCCATGTCTAATGTGCCATTTTACTTGAAACGAGGAGAGATGACCTACGGTGGTATGAAACTGGAG GACGGGATAGTTTTAGATGGTCTCATTGATGTCTACCACAAATTTCACATGGGAAATTGTGCTGAAAATACCGCATCAAAATTGGGTATCACTCGTCAGCAACAGGATGAATTTGCCATAAAGAGTTACACTCGTAGTGCAGCTGCTTATGAACAAAAAGCTTTCAAAGATGAGATTGTTCCGGTTAATGTGCCACAGAGGAAGGGAAAACCTGATGTCGTCTTTGCCGAGGATGAAGAGTACAAAAAAGTTGACTTTTCAAAACTTGCCAAACTTAGCACTGTATTTCAG AAAGAAAACGGCACTGTAACTGCCGGGAATGCATCAACGTTGAATGATGGAGCCGCAGCCCTTATACTGACGACAGCTGACAATGCGAACAGATTAAATCTCAAGCCTTTGGCCAGAGTAGTAGCTTTCCAAGATGCCGAAACAGAACCAATAGATTTTCCAATAGCACCTGCATTGGCTATGCCGAAG CTATTGGAACGTGCTGGAGTCAGTAAAAATGATATTGCACTGTGGGAGATCAATGAAGCCTTCAGTGTCGTCGTTCTTGCTAATGAGAAGATACTTCATCTCGATCCCAGCAAAGTAAACGTTCATGGAGGAGCAGTATCGCTTGGTCATCCGATTGG AATGTCCGGAGCGAGAATCGTTGTTCATCTGGTGCACGCTTTGAAAGCTGGAGAAAAAGGTGTTGCTTCAATCTGCAACGGCGGAGGTGGAGCTTCGTCGATTTTGATTGAGAAATTGTGA